Proteins encoded within one genomic window of Amycolatopsis nigrescens CSC17Ta-90:
- a CDS encoding HAD family hydrolase → MGITVGFDLDMTLIDPRPGMVAAMNALADECGLPLDGEAFAANLGPPLDHVLRGFEAPEERIPGLIDRFRELYPGIVVPRTVGLPGAAEALRAVRGLGGTVLVVTGKYAPNAALHLEALGLEVDELVGELWSTEKATALRAHHAVAYVGDHLGDIRGARAAGAVAVGVTTGPCDRAELLDAGADVVFDGLDEFPGWLAANEGLFAGVSL, encoded by the coding sequence GTGGGCATCACCGTGGGCTTCGACCTGGACATGACGCTGATCGATCCGCGGCCAGGCATGGTCGCGGCGATGAACGCGCTCGCCGACGAGTGCGGGCTGCCGCTGGACGGGGAGGCGTTCGCGGCCAACCTCGGCCCGCCGCTGGACCACGTGCTGCGCGGGTTCGAGGCGCCGGAGGAGCGCATCCCCGGGCTGATCGACCGCTTCCGCGAGCTGTACCCAGGAATCGTGGTGCCGCGCACCGTCGGACTGCCCGGCGCGGCCGAGGCGCTGCGCGCGGTGCGCGGGCTCGGCGGCACCGTGCTGGTGGTCACCGGCAAGTACGCGCCGAACGCGGCGCTGCACCTGGAGGCGCTCGGCCTCGAGGTGGACGAGCTGGTGGGCGAGCTGTGGTCCACGGAGAAGGCGACGGCGCTTCGTGCGCACCACGCGGTCGCGTACGTGGGCGACCATCTCGGCGACATCCGCGGTGCGCGGGCGGCCGGGGCGGTCGCGGTCGGCGTGACCACCGGGCCCTGCGACCGGGCGGAGCTGCTGGACGCGGGCGCGGACGTGGTCTTCGACGGGCTGGACGAGTTCCCCGGCTGGCTGGCCGCGAACGAGGGCCTGTTCGCCGGCGTGTCCCTCTAG
- a CDS encoding cold-shock protein — translation MPTGKVKWYDAEKGFGFVTQDGGDDVYIRKTALPEGVAALKAGQRLEFGVADGRRGPQALSVRLLDPPPSVAEARRRPAEELHGLIEDMIKLLELKVQPDLRRNRYPDRKNTKRIAEVMRAVARDLDP, via the coding sequence GTGCCGACCGGCAAGGTCAAGTGGTACGACGCGGAAAAGGGTTTCGGCTTCGTCACCCAGGATGGCGGCGACGACGTCTACATCCGCAAGACTGCGCTACCGGAAGGCGTGGCCGCACTCAAAGCCGGTCAGCGGCTGGAGTTCGGGGTCGCCGACGGCAGGCGCGGCCCGCAGGCCCTTTCGGTCCGGCTGCTCGACCCGCCGCCCTCGGTCGCGGAGGCGCGCCGCCGCCCCGCCGAAGAGCTGCACGGCCTCATCGAGGACATGATCAAGCTGCTGGAGCTCAAGGTCCAGCCGGACCTGCGGCGCAACCGCTACCCGGATCGCAAGAACACCAAGCGCATCGCCGAAGTGATGCGCGCGGTCGCCAGGGACCTGGACCCGTGA
- a CDS encoding DUF2771 family protein — MRLRLPLLFAAAALVLAGCSTPGPPQVTFFADGNTVEAAPMIHCDAKVQKCEQNDGAKAQLKVRAGQPVQISVPSEVAETPWVVNVQYTNAKGELQPVKQETFTNGKQFAYTASANGSDGQLVVVEVQQLGAAYAADESGQPALDEDGQPQLVARAVWSLQVQPA; from the coding sequence ATGCGACTTCGTCTGCCGCTCCTGTTCGCCGCCGCCGCGCTGGTGCTCGCCGGGTGCTCGACGCCGGGCCCACCCCAGGTGACCTTCTTCGCCGACGGCAACACGGTGGAGGCGGCGCCGATGATCCACTGCGACGCGAAGGTCCAGAAGTGCGAGCAGAACGACGGCGCGAAGGCACAGCTGAAGGTGCGGGCCGGCCAGCCCGTGCAGATCTCGGTGCCCTCCGAGGTCGCGGAGACCCCGTGGGTGGTCAACGTCCAGTACACCAACGCCAAGGGTGAGCTGCAGCCGGTGAAGCAGGAGACCTTCACCAACGGCAAGCAGTTCGCCTACACCGCGTCCGCGAACGGCTCGGACGGCCAGCTGGTGGTGGTGGAGGTCCAGCAGCTCGGCGCCGCCTACGCCGCGGACGAGTCCGGCCAGCCCGCCCTCGACGAGGACGGGCAGCCGCAGCTCGTCGCCAGGGCCGTCTGGTCCCTGCAGGTCCAGCCGGCCTAG
- a CDS encoding MFS transporter, protein MTRSGGSGGLFGRSGKGRAGRKSKRKWTPEPGSGRAPSWRAPVEPPSRFYDDSPKPPTRQMPAEPPVPPVPPVPPVPTADEAPTGAIPLGHAPPPHRGARPYPPPPPPDPSMWRTQPVHREPPPPPPPRREPPPPPGGYYGNSGDYERYNTDGYAGEPRDAEPETEHRTTAGAGSLPRLPKKITVTRVAALRGRQLTGQAVDAFQRATKADGADRSGLTSLTYATMLNYASDAAMMIALANTLFFAAASGESKGKVALYLLITIAPFALVAPVIGPALDRIQRGRRLALCVVSAGQALMCVLMALHFNDWGLYPAALGKMVLSKSFMVLKAAVTPRVLPPEITLSKTNARLTVFGLIAGGVFGAIASGFNGIFGSSGALWFAAAICAVGAVQGMRIPSWVEVTEGEVPASFAAHPERKSAKKKRQPMGRQIVVSLWANGTIRVLTGFLMMFAAFAVKAHAEQDGVSPFMQLLLLGVVGAAAGIGGFVGNAIGSRLHFGKPDQVVLGCVAAALASTILAAILDGLATAAIVGLVGSTASALAKISLDAVIQEDLPEESRASAFGRSETVLQMAWCFGGAIGLLLPPTYWIGFLTVSALLVLGLVQTYLVRKGTSLIPGLGGDRPLRPQATDSPPPVRPARS, encoded by the coding sequence ATGACGCGTTCTGGTGGCTCCGGCGGCCTGTTCGGCCGCTCGGGCAAGGGGCGTGCCGGGCGCAAGAGCAAGCGCAAGTGGACACCCGAGCCCGGCTCCGGGCGCGCGCCGTCCTGGCGGGCGCCGGTCGAGCCGCCGAGCCGGTTCTACGACGACAGCCCCAAGCCGCCTACTCGGCAGATGCCGGCAGAGCCACCAGTGCCACCGGTACCACCAGTGCCACCGGTGCCCACCGCCGACGAGGCGCCGACCGGGGCCATCCCGCTTGGCCACGCCCCACCCCCGCACCGGGGCGCGCGGCCTTACCCGCCGCCTCCGCCGCCGGACCCGTCGATGTGGCGGACCCAGCCGGTGCACCGCGAGCCACCACCGCCACCACCCCCGAGGCGCGAGCCACCGCCGCCGCCCGGCGGCTACTACGGGAACTCCGGCGACTACGAGCGGTACAACACCGACGGCTACGCCGGTGAGCCGCGCGACGCGGAACCCGAAACCGAGCACCGGACCACGGCCGGCGCGGGCAGCCTGCCGCGGCTGCCGAAGAAGATCACCGTCACCAGAGTGGCGGCGCTGCGCGGCAGGCAGCTGACCGGACAGGCGGTGGACGCCTTCCAGCGCGCCACCAAGGCGGACGGCGCGGACCGTTCCGGGCTGACCTCGCTGACCTACGCGACCATGCTGAACTACGCCAGCGACGCGGCGATGATGATCGCGCTGGCGAACACCCTGTTCTTCGCCGCGGCGAGCGGGGAGAGCAAAGGCAAGGTCGCGCTCTACCTGCTGATCACCATCGCGCCCTTCGCGCTGGTGGCGCCGGTGATCGGGCCGGCGCTGGACCGGATCCAGCGCGGCAGGCGGCTGGCCCTGTGCGTGGTCTCCGCCGGCCAGGCGTTGATGTGCGTGCTGATGGCGCTGCACTTCAACGACTGGGGGCTGTACCCGGCCGCGCTGGGCAAGATGGTGCTGTCGAAGTCGTTCATGGTGCTCAAGGCGGCGGTCACACCGAGAGTGCTGCCACCGGAGATCACCCTGTCCAAGACCAACGCCAGGCTGACCGTGTTCGGGTTGATCGCCGGCGGGGTGTTCGGCGCGATCGCGAGCGGGTTCAACGGCATCTTCGGCTCGTCGGGCGCGCTGTGGTTCGCCGCCGCGATCTGCGCGGTCGGCGCGGTGCAGGGCATGCGGATCCCGTCCTGGGTGGAGGTCACCGAAGGCGAGGTGCCCGCGTCCTTCGCCGCCCATCCGGAGCGAAAATCCGCGAAGAAGAAACGCCAGCCGATGGGCCGCCAGATCGTGGTTTCGCTCTGGGCCAACGGCACGATCAGGGTGCTCACCGGGTTCCTGATGATGTTCGCCGCCTTCGCCGTGAAGGCGCACGCCGAACAGGACGGGGTGAGCCCGTTCATGCAGCTGCTGCTGCTCGGCGTGGTCGGTGCCGCGGCCGGGATCGGCGGGTTCGTCGGCAACGCGATCGGCTCCCGGCTGCACTTCGGCAAACCGGACCAGGTGGTGCTCGGCTGCGTGGCCGCCGCGCTGGCGTCCACCATCCTGGCGGCGATCCTGGACGGCCTCGCCACCGCCGCGATCGTCGGGCTGGTCGGCTCCACCGCCAGCGCACTGGCCAAGATCAGCCTGGACGCGGTGATCCAGGAGGACCTGCCCGAGGAGTCCCGCGCGTCCGCGTTCGGCCGCTCGGAGACCGTGCTGCAGATGGCATGGTGCTTCGGCGGCGCGATCGGGCTGCTGCTGCCGCCCACGTACTGGATCGGCTTCCTCACCGTCTCGGCGCTGCTGGTGCTCGGTCTGGTGCAGACCTACCTGGTGCGCAAGGGCACTTCGCTGATCCCCGGCCTCGGCGGCGACCGGCCGCTGCGGCCGCAGGCCACCGACAGCCCACCACCAGTGCGCCCAGCCCGCTCGTGA
- a CDS encoding glutaminyl-peptide cyclotransferase, whose product MRCLLLIPAVVVVALTGCAAAPAPSSAAPRTESLRAEVVEVLPHDSAAFTQGLELSGGTLYEGTGLEGRSSVRAGPPGAQPVTKVELPSPLFGEGITVTGPSLWQLTWKNGVAIQRDARTLAEQRRVEYRGEGWGLCHQQGRDRLVMSDGSAELTFRDPREFTETGRVRVRTADGPADQLNELECVGDAVYANVWHSDRILRIDPDTGQVTAQIDASGLLTDAERRGADVLNGVAAIPGTDQFLLTGKLWPKMFRVKLVPVSP is encoded by the coding sequence GTGCGCTGTCTTTTGCTCATTCCCGCCGTTGTCGTCGTGGCGCTCACCGGCTGCGCGGCCGCCCCGGCGCCGTCCAGTGCCGCCCCCCGTACCGAATCGCTGCGGGCCGAGGTGGTCGAAGTGTTACCGCACGACTCCGCAGCGTTCACCCAGGGCCTCGAACTTTCCGGCGGCACCCTGTACGAAGGCACCGGCCTGGAAGGACGATCGTCCGTGCGCGCCGGCCCGCCGGGCGCCCAGCCGGTGACCAAGGTCGAACTGCCATCGCCGCTGTTCGGCGAGGGCATCACCGTGACCGGCCCGTCCCTCTGGCAGCTGACCTGGAAGAACGGCGTCGCCATCCAGCGGGACGCGCGCACGCTCGCCGAGCAGCGCCGGGTCGAATATCGGGGCGAGGGCTGGGGCCTGTGCCACCAGCAGGGCCGCGACCGGCTGGTGATGAGCGACGGCTCGGCCGAGCTGACCTTCCGCGATCCCCGCGAGTTCACCGAGACCGGCCGGGTCCGGGTTCGGACCGCGGACGGGCCGGCCGATCAGCTGAACGAACTGGAGTGCGTCGGCGACGCGGTCTACGCAAACGTTTGGCACTCGGACCGGATCCTGCGGATCGACCCGGACACCGGGCAGGTCACCGCGCAGATCGACGCCTCCGGCCTGCTCACCGATGCGGAACGGCGGGGCGCGGACGTGCTGAACGGCGTCGCGGCCATCCCGGGCACCGACCAGTTTCTGCTCACCGGCAAGCTGTGGCCCAAGATGTTCCGGGTGAAACTGGTCCCGGTCTCGCCGTGA
- a CDS encoding DUF3027 domain-containing protein — MTLLLTLDDGSIQRSLAEAVETARAAAVEETDPAQVGAHAGVEREDAVSATHLFEAEVPGYRGWHWSVTVATAGPGEPVTVSEVVLRPGPDARVAPKWVPWERRVRPGDLGVGDIFPTDSDDPRLAPAYLASDDPAVEEVARDVGLGRVHVLSRYGREDAASRWRAGEFGPRSDMARSAPDVCGTCGFFLPVAGSMRGAFGVCANDISPADGHAVNVEYGCGAHSEIEVEVSSSIPVAELVYDDSLLDMEPVEELERASEPAARA, encoded by the coding sequence ATGACCCTGCTGCTCACCCTCGATGACGGCTCGATCCAGCGATCACTGGCCGAAGCCGTGGAGACGGCGCGCGCGGCCGCGGTGGAGGAGACCGATCCGGCGCAGGTCGGCGCGCACGCCGGGGTCGAGCGTGAGGACGCGGTTTCGGCCACCCATCTGTTCGAGGCGGAGGTGCCCGGCTACCGGGGCTGGCACTGGTCGGTCACCGTGGCGACCGCGGGTCCCGGCGAACCCGTGACGGTCAGCGAGGTGGTGCTGCGTCCCGGCCCGGACGCGCGGGTGGCGCCGAAGTGGGTGCCGTGGGAACGCCGGGTGCGCCCCGGCGACCTCGGCGTCGGCGACATCTTCCCGACCGACTCCGACGACCCGAGGCTGGCGCCGGCCTATCTGGCTTCCGACGATCCGGCGGTGGAAGAGGTCGCCCGCGACGTCGGGCTCGGCCGGGTGCACGTGCTTTCGCGCTACGGCAGGGAAGACGCGGCCTCGCGTTGGCGTGCCGGCGAGTTCGGCCCGCGGTCCGACATGGCCCGCAGCGCGCCGGACGTCTGCGGCACCTGTGGTTTCTTCCTGCCGGTCGCCGGTTCGATGCGCGGCGCGTTCGGCGTCTGCGCCAACGACATCTCGCCCGCTGACGGGCACGCGGTGAACGTGGAGTACGGCTGCGGCGCGCATTCCGAGATCGAGGTCGAGGTCAGCTCGTCGATCCCGGTGGCCGAGCTGGTCTACGACGACTCGCTGCTCGACATGGAACCGGTAGAGGAGCTTGAGCGAGCCAGTGAGCCTGCCGCACGGGCCTGA
- a CDS encoding sacsin N-terminal ATP-binding-like domain-containing protein, whose product MSEPVSLPHGPDPFGTEALRDSVLRAWRDSPTRFTEDTNAEGDLRAGGYRDRLLVELAQNAADAAAAAGTPGVLRLSVVDGELRAANTGAPLDAAGVASLSSLRASAKSGETVGRFGVGFAAVLAVTSAPRVVSRTGGVAFSEERTRAAAGRTGVVPVLRLPWPVDEREPALPAGFDTEVRLPLSAPDDGLLERLSAEAEDLLLALPWLARIELGEDVWTRTESDGVLVVGAPDGGTRRWLTHATETCVWAVPVTGDGAPVPLESGVLHAPTPTDERLSLPARLIASVPIEPSRRRVLPGAGVRAALSAAAAAYPGLVRELPARHRMALVPRAGFPLSEVDGELRELVLARLADTPWLPSAAGPDLTGTRAKVLSADSPALIPLLAELVTGLAAVPFCGHEPARVLAVAGAEQLTVAEVVELLTGVDREPGWWRSLYDALLPLVEAHTMAADELGGLPVPLADGRTLPGPRGALLFGADPGLLELLSEVDVAGLRLVHPDAAHALLEKLGAKHVEAADLLDAPALRDAVQRSVEDALSGLDTLPLAGAVLRLVAEVGAVDTGWLGALALPAEDGWRRADELVLPGSPLLEVFDPEAFGADAALDVLEGDFAEDWPEETLKAAGVLGGFKVLADDEPVEPDHGLPEEADWWASHEEPPGRLLAVRDLDLVADDAWPAALRLLASEPETWRALTVPGGHTGWWLARYALLAGRAPLDWRAADADGLAGLFDPVPELGLRPELLAAAGVRQRLVLADAEDVADLLDRLGDQDRKPSPGLVLRAYTALADAFTGEPISPENVRTLDGSVVDADRAMVLDQPWLLGVWPSGRLVAAADGDGRAHRLAELLDLPLAGERTKAEVDSPGEYLPWRELPAIGEVAELLDLPLPEGGLLVHERLTVALDGDTHVVPWWSGERLHAEDSPAGLARAFAWAAARWPDRHLIAALLDDPTQLLA is encoded by the coding sequence TTGAGCGAGCCAGTGAGCCTGCCGCACGGGCCTGACCCGTTCGGCACCGAGGCGTTGCGCGACTCGGTGCTGCGTGCCTGGCGGGACTCGCCGACCAGGTTCACCGAGGACACCAACGCCGAGGGCGACCTGCGCGCCGGCGGCTACCGCGACCGGCTGCTGGTGGAGCTGGCGCAGAACGCCGCCGACGCGGCCGCGGCCGCCGGCACCCCCGGCGTGCTCCGGCTGTCCGTTGTGGACGGTGAGCTGCGGGCCGCGAACACCGGCGCGCCGCTGGACGCGGCCGGGGTGGCGTCGCTCTCCTCGCTGCGTGCGTCCGCGAAGAGCGGTGAGACGGTCGGCCGGTTCGGGGTCGGTTTCGCCGCGGTGCTCGCGGTGACTTCCGCGCCGCGGGTGGTCTCGCGCACCGGCGGCGTGGCCTTCTCCGAGGAACGCACCCGCGCCGCGGCCGGGCGTACCGGCGTGGTGCCGGTGCTGCGGCTGCCGTGGCCGGTGGACGAGCGGGAGCCCGCGCTGCCGGCCGGGTTCGACACCGAGGTCCGGTTGCCGCTGTCCGCGCCGGATGACGGCCTGCTGGAGCGGCTGTCCGCGGAGGCAGAGGACCTGCTGCTGGCCTTGCCGTGGCTGGCCAGGATCGAGCTCGGCGAGGATGTCTGGACGAGGACCGAGTCGGACGGCGTGCTGGTGGTGGGCGCGCCGGACGGCGGCACCCGGCGCTGGCTGACCCACGCCACCGAAACCTGCGTCTGGGCGGTCCCGGTGACCGGCGACGGCGCCCCGGTCCCGCTGGAGTCCGGCGTGCTGCACGCGCCGACGCCGACCGACGAGCGGCTTTCCCTGCCGGCCAGGCTGATCGCCTCGGTGCCGATCGAGCCGTCCCGGCGGCGGGTGCTGCCCGGTGCAGGGGTGCGCGCAGCCCTGTCCGCGGCGGCGGCCGCCTACCCCGGCCTCGTCCGCGAGCTGCCTGCCCGGCACCGGATGGCGCTGGTGCCGCGCGCCGGATTCCCACTGTCCGAAGTGGACGGTGAGCTGCGAGAGCTGGTACTGGCCAGGCTGGCGGACACGCCGTGGCTGCCCTCGGCGGCGGGACCCGACCTGACCGGCACCCGCGCGAAGGTGCTGTCCGCCGACTCCCCGGCGCTGATCCCGCTGCTGGCCGAGCTGGTCACCGGGCTCGCCGCGGTGCCGTTCTGCGGCCACGAGCCGGCCAGGGTGCTCGCCGTGGCCGGGGCCGAGCAGCTGACCGTGGCCGAGGTGGTCGAGCTGCTCACCGGCGTCGACCGGGAGCCCGGCTGGTGGCGGTCGCTCTACGACGCGCTGCTTCCCCTGGTCGAGGCGCACACGATGGCCGCGGACGAGCTCGGCGGGCTGCCGGTGCCGCTGGCCGATGGCCGCACGCTGCCGGGTCCGCGTGGCGCGCTGCTGTTCGGTGCCGACCCGGGGCTGCTCGAGCTTCTGTCCGAAGTGGACGTCGCCGGGCTGCGGCTGGTGCACCCGGACGCCGCGCATGCCCTGCTGGAAAAGCTGGGCGCCAAGCACGTGGAGGCCGCGGACCTGCTTGACGCGCCAGCGCTGCGCGACGCCGTGCAGCGCAGCGTCGAGGATGCACTGTCTGGTTTGGACACTCTGCCGCTGGCCGGCGCGGTGCTGCGGCTGGTGGCCGAGGTCGGCGCGGTGGACACCGGCTGGCTCGGCGCGCTCGCGCTGCCCGCGGAGGACGGCTGGCGCCGGGCCGACGAGCTGGTGCTGCCGGGGTCGCCGCTGCTGGAGGTGTTCGATCCCGAGGCGTTCGGTGCGGACGCCGCGCTCGACGTGCTCGAAGGGGACTTCGCCGAGGACTGGCCGGAAGAGACGTTGAAGGCGGCCGGGGTGCTCGGCGGCTTCAAGGTGCTCGCCGACGACGAGCCGGTCGAACCGGACCACGGGCTGCCGGAAGAGGCGGACTGGTGGGCGTCGCACGAGGAACCGCCGGGCAGGCTGCTCGCCGTGCGGGATCTGGACCTGGTCGCCGACGATGCCTGGCCGGCCGCGCTCCGGCTGCTGGCGTCGGAGCCGGAGACCTGGCGGGCGCTGACCGTGCCCGGCGGGCACACCGGCTGGTGGCTGGCCAGGTACGCGCTGCTGGCCGGGCGCGCGCCGCTGGACTGGCGGGCCGCCGATGCGGATGGCCTTGCCGGGCTGTTCGACCCGGTGCCCGAGCTGGGCCTGCGCCCGGAGCTGCTGGCCGCGGCCGGGGTCCGGCAACGGCTGGTGCTGGCGGACGCGGAGGACGTGGCCGATCTGCTGGACCGCCTCGGCGACCAGGACCGGAAGCCCTCACCCGGCCTGGTGCTGCGCGCCTACACCGCGCTGGCCGACGCTTTCACGGGTGAGCCGATCTCGCCGGAGAACGTGCGCACGCTGGATGGGTCCGTTGTGGACGCCGACCGCGCGATGGTGCTGGACCAGCCGTGGCTGCTCGGCGTGTGGCCGTCCGGTCGGCTGGTCGCCGCCGCGGACGGGGACGGCCGCGCGCACCGGCTGGCCGAGCTGCTGGACCTGCCGCTGGCAGGAGAGCGGACGAAGGCCGAAGTCGATTCGCCCGGCGAGTACCTGCCGTGGCGGGAGCTGCCCGCGATCGGTGAGGTGGCCGAGCTGCTGGACCTGCCGTTGCCGGAGGGCGGCCTGCTGGTGCACGAGCGGCTCACCGTGGCACTCGACGGCGACACGCACGTCGTGCCCTGGTGGTCCGGCGAGCGGCTGCACGCCGAGGACAGCCCGGCCGGCCTGGCCCGCGCCTTCGCCTGGGCCGCTGCCCGCTGGCCCGACCGCCACCTGATCGCCGCCCTCCTCGACGACCCCACCCAACTCCTCGCCTAA
- a CDS encoding DUF2530 domain-containing protein, which yields MGEPINAGEVKGPLRPVPELPQRLIDIWPVVIVGTGLWLVGFVVTLVSYLSSDGPPSVAFWTTVAGLVISFLGMGVMTWQSTAARRGSRTAQRGI from the coding sequence GTGGGCGAACCGATCAATGCCGGGGAAGTCAAGGGTCCGTTGCGGCCGGTGCCCGAGCTGCCGCAGCGGCTGATCGACATCTGGCCGGTGGTCATCGTAGGCACCGGGTTGTGGCTCGTCGGCTTCGTGGTGACGCTGGTGAGCTATCTCTCCTCGGACGGCCCGCCCAGCGTCGCGTTCTGGACCACGGTCGCCGGACTGGTGATCAGTTTTCTCGGCATGGGCGTGATGACCTGGCAGAGCACCGCCGCCCGCCGCGGCTCCCGCACCGCCCAACGCGGCATCTGA
- a CDS encoding NCS2 family permease translates to MAEPSTAEKSRFDRFFKISERGSTTGREVRGGLVTFVTMAYIVVLNPLIIGSFSAEDAGAHKDLFGGILPAGQVAAVTALVAGVLSILFGLVANYPFALATGLGINSLLAVSIAPQMSWPAAMGLVVVNGLVVLLLVVTGVRTMVFNAVPNQLKAAIAVGIGLFICLIGLVDAGFVRRIPDAAKTTVPVGLGINGSIASWPTAVFVFGLVVTGILVAKRVKGAILIGVLAGTVVSIVVEAIVQAGPSKGVDPKGWNLGYPALPDQVAGLPDLALLGNFNFDAWTQVPALTAALLVFTLVLTDFFDTIGTMTGLGKEAGLIGKDGQLPNVGKALFVDGLGAVGGGVASSSSNTVFVESASGIAEGARTGLANVVTGLLFLAAMFFTPLYEVVPVEAAAPALVVVGALMIRQITEIDFGDFSIALPAFLTIVVTPFTYSIANGIGAGFVSYVLIQAATGKARRVHPLMWIVAVAFVVYFVMGPIQAALH, encoded by the coding sequence ATGGCCGAGCCCAGCACAGCCGAGAAGTCGAGGTTCGACCGGTTCTTCAAGATCAGCGAGCGCGGCTCGACCACCGGCCGGGAGGTGCGCGGCGGGCTGGTCACCTTCGTCACGATGGCCTACATCGTGGTGCTCAACCCGCTGATCATCGGCAGCTTCTCGGCCGAGGACGCGGGCGCGCACAAGGACCTCTTCGGCGGCATCCTGCCGGCCGGGCAGGTGGCCGCGGTGACCGCGCTGGTGGCCGGGGTGCTGAGCATCCTGTTCGGCCTTGTCGCGAACTACCCGTTCGCGCTGGCCACCGGGCTCGGCATCAACTCGCTGCTCGCGGTGAGCATCGCACCGCAGATGAGCTGGCCGGCCGCGATGGGCCTGGTGGTGGTGAACGGCCTGGTGGTGCTGCTGCTGGTGGTCACCGGGGTGCGCACGATGGTGTTCAACGCGGTGCCCAACCAGCTCAAGGCCGCGATCGCGGTCGGCATCGGCCTGTTCATCTGCCTGATCGGGCTGGTGGACGCCGGGTTCGTGCGGCGGATTCCGGACGCGGCCAAGACCACCGTGCCGGTCGGGCTCGGCATCAACGGCTCGATCGCGTCCTGGCCGACCGCGGTGTTCGTGTTCGGCCTGGTGGTCACCGGCATCCTGGTGGCCAAGCGGGTCAAGGGCGCGATCCTGATCGGGGTGCTGGCCGGCACCGTGGTGTCCATCGTGGTCGAGGCGATCGTGCAGGCCGGCCCGTCCAAGGGCGTGGACCCCAAGGGCTGGAACCTCGGCTACCCCGCGCTGCCGGACCAGGTGGCCGGCCTGCCCGACCTGGCGCTGCTCGGGAACTTCAACTTCGACGCCTGGACACAGGTGCCGGCGCTGACCGCGGCCCTGCTGGTGTTCACCCTGGTGCTCACCGACTTCTTCGACACCATCGGCACCATGACCGGGCTTGGCAAGGAGGCCGGGCTGATCGGCAAGGACGGCCAGCTGCCGAACGTGGGCAAGGCGCTGTTCGTGGACGGGCTCGGCGCGGTGGGCGGCGGGGTTGCCTCCTCCAGCTCCAACACGGTGTTCGTGGAGTCGGCCTCCGGGATCGCGGAGGGCGCCAGGACCGGGCTGGCGAACGTGGTCACCGGGCTGCTCTTCCTGGCCGCGATGTTCTTCACCCCGCTGTACGAGGTGGTGCCGGTGGAGGCGGCCGCGCCCGCGCTGGTGGTGGTCGGCGCGCTGATGATCCGGCAGATCACCGAGATTGACTTCGGTGACTTCTCGATCGCCCTGCCCGCGTTCCTGACCATCGTGGTCACCCCGTTCACCTACTCGATCGCGAACGGGATCGGCGCCGGGTTCGTCAGCTACGTGCTGATCCAGGCGGCCACCGGCAAGGCCCGCCGGGTGCATCCGCTGATGTGGATCGTCGCGGTGGCGTTCGTCGTGTACTTCGTGATGGGTCCGATCCAGGCGGCGCTGCACTGA
- a CDS encoding MarR family winged helix-turn-helix transcriptional regulator: protein MSDCPHERSLASRLRLSVVRLNRRLRAQRTSTAISLTQVSALSTLHKCGALTPGQLAAKEGVQPPSMTRVIAALEELGYVERSPHPTDGRQAIVSLSESGLAYVHEAISAREAWLDRQLAELTGEERELLSRAAEIIDRMAGN from the coding sequence ATGTCCGACTGCCCGCACGAGCGATCACTGGCGAGCCGCCTGCGGCTCTCCGTGGTGCGGCTCAACCGCAGGCTGCGGGCACAGCGCACCAGCACGGCGATCTCGCTGACGCAGGTCTCCGCACTGTCCACTCTGCACAAGTGCGGGGCGCTCACGCCGGGGCAGCTGGCCGCCAAGGAAGGCGTCCAGCCGCCGTCGATGACCAGGGTGATCGCCGCGCTGGAAGAACTGGGATACGTCGAGCGCAGTCCGCATCCGACCGACGGCAGGCAGGCCATCGTGTCGCTCTCGGAGAGCGGGCTGGCCTACGTGCACGAGGCGATCTCGGCGCGGGAGGCGTGGCTGGACAGGCAACTGGCCGAACTGACCGGCGAGGAGCGCGAACTGCTCTCCAGAGCCGCGGAGATCATCGACAGGATGGCGGGGAACTAG